One segment of Aquimarina sp. BL5 DNA contains the following:
- the fsa gene encoding fructose-6-phosphate aldolase produces MKFFIDTANLDQISEAQSLGILDGVTTNPSLMAKEGITGKQNIIDHYKKICSIVDGDVSAEVISTDFEGMISEGELLAALHPQIVVKLPMIKDGIKACKYFADKGIRTNVTLVFSSGQALLAAKAGATYVSPFLGRLDDISTDGLHLISEIRHIYNNYGFQTEILAASIRHTMHVIDCAKIGADVMTGPLSSITGLLNHPLTDIGLAKFLEDYKKGN; encoded by the coding sequence ATGAAATTTTTTATTGATACTGCTAATTTGGATCAAATATCCGAAGCCCAGTCTTTAGGGATTCTAGATGGAGTTACTACGAATCCTTCACTAATGGCTAAAGAAGGTATTACAGGAAAGCAAAATATAATCGATCACTATAAAAAAATATGTAGCATAGTTGATGGAGATGTTTCTGCAGAAGTAATATCGACTGATTTTGAAGGAATGATAAGTGAAGGAGAATTGCTAGCCGCTTTACATCCCCAGATTGTGGTAAAGCTTCCTATGATAAAGGATGGTATAAAGGCATGTAAATATTTTGCGGATAAAGGTATAAGAACGAATGTTACTTTAGTGTTTTCTTCTGGACAAGCACTACTCGCTGCAAAAGCAGGAGCGACATATGTATCCCCTTTTCTTGGTAGATTAGATGATATTTCTACAGATGGACTTCATCTAATATCGGAAATAAGACACATCTATAATAATTACGGTTTCCAAACTGAAATTCTTGCAGCATCTATTAGACATACAATGCACGTAATTGATTGTGCTAAAATAGGAGCAGATGTAATGACCGGACCTTTATCATCTATAACAGGATTGTTAAATCACCCTCTAACGGATATAGGTTTAGCAAAATTCTTAGAGGATTATAAGAAAGGAAATTAA
- a CDS encoding aldose epimerase family protein — MNNKKMAMTQKTSGKERNLELLSPILRNNQGAKLTLTNYGASIVSLEIPNKRGELINVVVGLDSVKDYQEVAYHPSAKFLGASIGRYAGRISTGGFTINNKEYRLYQENGVHLHGGPEGFDKKVWEVESIDYSTNTVVFSYLSRHLEEGYPGNLEAKAIYHLSDNNVLDITYKAVTDQDTFVNLTNHAYFNLNGSNNILDHSLLLDCSEYLEVDSKQLPTGELISVTGTKFDFLEPKNLQSLANFGLIDDTFIYKTKNGESVNKIKAKLVSPVSGLQMKIKTNQSAVVIYTPENLPHWNFKNQTKYDRFPAICFENQNYPDAPNHHHFPSSLLKVGEEYENRSVFEFSII, encoded by the coding sequence ATGAACAATAAAAAGATGGCAATGACTCAAAAGACATCAGGTAAAGAAAGAAATTTAGAACTTCTTTCTCCAATACTAAGAAATAATCAAGGAGCTAAATTAACCTTAACTAATTATGGTGCTTCAATCGTAAGCTTAGAGATTCCGAATAAAAGAGGAGAGTTAATTAATGTTGTAGTAGGATTGGATTCTGTTAAAGATTACCAGGAAGTTGCATACCATCCAAGTGCTAAGTTTTTGGGAGCCTCGATAGGAAGATATGCGGGTAGGATCAGTACTGGAGGCTTTACTATAAATAATAAAGAGTATAGACTGTATCAGGAAAATGGCGTTCATTTACATGGCGGACCAGAAGGCTTTGATAAAAAAGTTTGGGAAGTAGAATCAATAGATTATAGCACAAACACTGTTGTTTTTTCATATCTCAGCAGGCATTTAGAAGAAGGATACCCTGGGAATCTGGAGGCGAAGGCTATTTATCATTTATCAGATAATAATGTTCTAGACATTACCTATAAGGCTGTCACGGATCAAGATACTTTTGTGAATCTTACTAATCACGCATATTTTAATCTTAATGGTTCAAATAACATTTTAGATCATTCATTACTTTTAGATTGCTCTGAATATTTAGAAGTTGACTCGAAACAATTACCAACAGGAGAACTGATATCAGTCACTGGTACTAAGTTTGATTTTTTAGAGCCGAAAAACTTACAATCCTTAGCTAATTTTGGTCTAATAGATGACACCTTTATTTATAAAACTAAAAATGGAGAATCAGTGAATAAAATAAAGGCTAAACTTGTTTCCCCAGTGAGTGGTTTACAGATGAAAATAAAAACAAATCAATCTGCGGTAGTAATTTATACTCCAGAAAATTTACCTCATTGGAATTTTAAGAATCAAACAAAATATGATCGTTTTCCCGCTATTTGTTTTGAAAATCAGAATTATCCTGATGCACCCAATCATCATCATTTTCCATCTTCCTTACTAAAAGTAGGAGAAGAATATGAGAATAGGAGTGTATTCGAGTTTTCGATTATTTAA
- a CDS encoding LacI family DNA-binding transcriptional regulator, with translation MKKKRITLKDIAKKFNVSIATVSKALNDSYEISNSTKSMIQEYAKELQYKSNNSAFANERHKSTKTIGVIIPNMLNHFFTKVFVGIEKIATEKGYNIITCISNESREKEVAAMELLKNSDLDGFILSIAEETQIKKDFSHFRNAINQGIPIIMIDRVTDEIECDKVIVNDEEGAFNAVNYFIKTGCRNVAIVSNIHQLSVGELRLNGYKKALTETGIPIDEDLILKIDEFNDINTLLKILLDSKKVDAILCLEEDSAISTLKMVLSKGYKVPEDISIIGFTNGVLPRHVTPSITTISQHSIYLGEAATKILIDKIENENIETSYTTKVIKTNLIERESTKRLH, from the coding sequence ATGAAAAAAAAGAGAATCACACTAAAGGATATTGCAAAAAAATTCAATGTTTCTATTGCGACAGTTTCAAAAGCTCTGAATGATAGTTATGAAATTAGCAACAGCACTAAATCTATGATTCAGGAGTACGCGAAAGAACTTCAATATAAATCTAATAATAGCGCTTTTGCTAACGAAAGGCATAAAAGCACCAAAACCATAGGAGTTATTATACCTAATATGCTTAATCACTTTTTTACAAAAGTTTTTGTAGGCATCGAAAAGATTGCAACAGAAAAAGGATATAATATCATTACTTGTATTTCTAACGAATCTCGAGAAAAAGAAGTTGCTGCTATGGAGCTATTAAAAAACTCAGATTTAGATGGATTCATATTATCTATTGCAGAAGAAACACAAATCAAAAAGGACTTTAGTCATTTTCGGAATGCAATAAATCAAGGAATCCCAATCATAATGATTGACAGAGTCACTGATGAAATAGAATGTGATAAGGTTATTGTAAATGACGAAGAAGGAGCTTTTAATGCTGTTAATTATTTTATTAAAACAGGTTGTAGAAATGTTGCAATAGTTTCTAACATACATCAACTTAGTGTTGGAGAACTTAGACTTAACGGGTATAAAAAAGCGCTTACAGAAACCGGTATTCCAATTGATGAAGATTTAATACTTAAAATTGACGAATTCAATGATATCAATACCTTGCTAAAAATATTACTTGATTCTAAAAAAGTGGATGCTATATTGTGTCTTGAAGAAGATTCTGCTATTAGCACGCTAAAAATGGTATTATCCAAAGGATATAAAGTGCCTGAAGACATTTCTATTATAGGGTTTACTAATGGCGTTCTTCCTCGCCATGTAACGCCATCTATTACTACTATAAGCCAACACAGTATCTATCTTGGGGAAGCTGCTACAAAAATCCTTATTGACAAAATAGAAAATGAAAACATAGAAACTTCTTATACTACTAAAGTTATAAAAACGAACCTTATTGAAAGAGAATCCACAAAACGTCTTCACTAA
- a CDS encoding glycoside hydrolase family 11 protein yields the protein MKTFLSISVLCLLLFTNCSDDLNSDNLPETTEIEQKSIDNNGYISDNRTDGYNKGYFWTIYKEGGWGRLRFPYANQYSGNFEIEYDNNQDIVGGKGWSTGNGRRINYNIGLLQGSYNFVGVYGWTQTPLIEYYVVEKGSITGQNQNRNYTVNGKNYKFKKQLRSNAPSILGTKTFYQYISEHGSVSTGSNQQVHMQAHINHWNKYGGHKPEWGNLRDFDYQVFGIESYTGNWGKINASIW from the coding sequence ATGAAAACATTTTTAAGCATTTCAGTACTCTGTTTGTTGTTATTTACTAATTGCTCTGATGATTTGAATTCTGATAATCTACCAGAAACAACAGAAATCGAACAAAAGTCGATAGACAATAACGGATACATTAGTGATAATCGAACCGACGGGTATAATAAGGGCTACTTTTGGACTATTTATAAAGAAGGAGGATGGGGTAGATTGAGGTTTCCTTACGCTAACCAATATAGCGGTAATTTTGAGATCGAATACGATAACAATCAAGATATTGTTGGAGGGAAAGGCTGGTCGACTGGTAATGGAAGAAGAATAAACTACAATATTGGATTGCTTCAAGGATCTTATAATTTTGTAGGTGTATATGGTTGGACACAAACTCCACTTATAGAATATTATGTAGTAGAAAAGGGAAGTATTACAGGTCAAAACCAAAACAGGAATTATACTGTAAATGGCAAGAATTATAAATTTAAGAAACAATTGAGATCCAATGCCCCTTCAATTTTAGGTACTAAAACATTTTATCAATATATAAGTGAGCACGGTAGTGTCTCTACTGGTTCTAATCAGCAGGTTCACATGCAAGCGCATATTAATCATTGGAATAAGTATGGTGGCCATAAACCAGAATGGGGAAATCTAAGAGATTTTGATTATCAGGTTTTTGGTATCGAATCCTATACAGGTAACTGGGGGAAAATTAATGCTAGTATTTGGTAG
- a CDS encoding SUMF1/EgtB/PvdO family nonheme iron enzyme has product MKRVLFYFFAGFLMMFYSCDQEETKRVINGDLVLVKGGTFINRQSNLYGKNAYVNDFYIAKREVTQKEWMEIMGSNPSKFKGDSLPVEMVSWYDCVEFCIKKSIIDGLRPYYKIYKDSIDKFNTSEFDSIKWLVKKNPKANGYRLPTEIEWEYAAGGGQLSKSYSYSGSNNIEEISWYWRNSGDTILKGQWNYRVLENNKSRTHPICAKKPNELGLYDLTGNVREWCDDWYEDERIPRGHFRSQRGGGWIGIEIYSKNDNRDYFEASGVGPDQGFRICRNKS; this is encoded by the coding sequence ATGAAAAGAGTTTTGTTTTATTTTTTTGCTGGATTCCTAATGATGTTTTATTCCTGTGATCAGGAAGAAACGAAAAGAGTCATCAATGGTGATCTGGTTTTAGTCAAAGGGGGAACCTTTATAAATAGACAATCTAATTTATATGGAAAAAATGCCTATGTAAATGATTTTTATATAGCTAAAAGAGAAGTTACACAAAAGGAATGGATGGAGATAATGGGGAGTAATCCTTCCAAGTTTAAAGGAGATAGTTTACCTGTCGAAATGGTGAGTTGGTATGATTGTGTAGAGTTTTGTATCAAAAAAAGTATAATAGATGGATTAAGACCTTATTATAAAATTTATAAAGATTCTATAGATAAGTTTAATACCTCCGAGTTCGATAGTATTAAATGGTTAGTTAAGAAAAATCCAAAAGCAAATGGATATCGTTTGCCTACCGAAATCGAATGGGAATATGCAGCAGGTGGAGGTCAATTAAGTAAAAGCTATTCATATAGTGGAAGCAATAATATTGAGGAGATATCCTGGTACTGGAGAAATAGTGGAGATACTATTTTAAAAGGACAATGGAATTATCGTGTTTTAGAAAATAATAAGAGTAGAACACATCCTATATGTGCCAAAAAACCCAATGAACTTGGTTTATATGATTTAACAGGAAATGTTAGGGAATGGTGTGATGATTGGTATGAAGATGAGCGGATACCTCGTGGACATTTTCGTTCACAAAGAGGTGGTGGATGGATTGGCATTGAAATTTACTCCAAAAATGACAATAGAGATTATTTTGAAGCTAGCGGTGTAGGCCCAGATCAAGGTTTTCGGATTTGCAGAAACAAAAGTTGA
- a CDS encoding sodium:solute symporter → MESVLEQLDWMVLSVYFLALIGVAVWVILQRNKDTADYFLAGRNVGWFVIGASIFASNIGSEHVVGLAGTGAESGMPMAHYELHAWIVLLLGWLFLPFYMRSKVFTMPEFLEKRFDSRSRWFLSIFSLVGYVITKVSVTIYAGGIVVSELLGIPFWYGAIGIVVFTGAYTIVGGMKAVIYTETLQTVVLIAGSLIITYLGLQEVGGWENLRTTVGSDHFNMWRPMSDPDFPWTGLLFGGTIVGIWYWCTDQYIVQRTLAANNIKIGRRGAIFGAYLKILPIFIFLIPGIIAFALAKQGVLTYDKADEVFPVLVKTLLPTGLKGLVAGGLMAALMSSLASVFNSCSTIFTIDIYKKLKPATPEKKLLNIGRVATSLVVVLGIIWIPIMNKIGGGVLYQYLQSVQSYIAPPITAVFILGIIWKRVNSKAAIVTLFSGLLIAALRITAEILKDDLSGFAYEFATINFAHMAIFMFVFSVIVCVTTSLVTTAPDYATIKGLAFGTLSSEQKEETKNSYTPIDIVLSVLLVIVVVSILTYFTG, encoded by the coding sequence ATGGAATCAGTCTTAGAACAATTAGATTGGATGGTATTAAGTGTTTACTTTTTAGCACTTATAGGCGTAGCTGTCTGGGTAATATTACAAAGAAATAAGGATACGGCGGATTATTTTTTAGCAGGGCGTAATGTAGGTTGGTTTGTTATAGGAGCATCAATATTTGCTTCTAATATAGGATCAGAGCATGTGGTCGGTTTGGCAGGTACAGGAGCTGAATCAGGGATGCCAATGGCTCATTACGAACTACACGCTTGGATTGTTCTATTATTAGGTTGGTTGTTCTTACCATTTTATATGAGAAGCAAGGTGTTTACGATGCCTGAGTTTTTAGAAAAAAGATTTGACAGTAGATCACGTTGGTTTTTATCTATTTTTTCTTTAGTAGGATATGTAATTACCAAGGTATCAGTAACAATATATGCAGGAGGAATAGTAGTTTCAGAATTACTAGGTATACCTTTCTGGTATGGAGCTATTGGGATAGTTGTTTTTACAGGAGCATATACCATAGTTGGAGGTATGAAAGCTGTGATTTATACAGAAACCTTACAAACTGTAGTATTGATTGCTGGATCTTTAATTATTACATACCTAGGGTTACAAGAAGTAGGTGGTTGGGAAAATCTAAGAACTACCGTAGGTTCTGACCATTTTAATATGTGGCGACCTATGTCTGACCCAGATTTTCCTTGGACAGGCTTATTGTTTGGAGGAACTATTGTAGGTATTTGGTATTGGTGTACAGATCAATATATTGTTCAAAGAACGTTAGCTGCAAATAATATAAAAATAGGTAGACGTGGAGCCATTTTTGGAGCATATCTTAAGATATTACCAATTTTTATCTTTTTAATACCAGGTATTATAGCTTTTGCTTTAGCAAAACAAGGTGTTTTGACATATGATAAAGCGGATGAGGTATTCCCTGTTTTGGTAAAAACCCTTTTACCAACAGGATTAAAAGGCTTAGTTGCCGGAGGATTGATGGCGGCATTAATGAGTTCATTGGCGTCTGTATTTAATTCGTGCTCCACCATATTTACAATAGATATTTATAAAAAATTAAAACCGGCAACTCCAGAGAAAAAGTTATTAAATATCGGAAGAGTAGCTACATCATTAGTAGTTGTTCTAGGAATTATATGGATTCCTATTATGAACAAAATAGGTGGAGGTGTTTTGTATCAATACCTACAAAGTGTACAATCTTATATAGCACCACCTATTACAGCAGTATTTATACTAGGAATAATTTGGAAAAGGGTAAATTCTAAAGCTGCAATTGTTACATTGTTTTCGGGTCTTTTGATAGCTGCTTTAAGAATTACAGCAGAAATTTTAAAGGATGATTTATCAGGCTTTGCCTATGAGTTTGCAACTATCAATTTTGCACATATGGCAATATTCATGTTTGTGTTTTCCGTGATTGTTTGTGTAACAACTAGTCTGGTTACTACAGCGCCGGATTATGCAACGATTAAAGGTCTTGCGTTCGGAACATTGTCATCAGAGCAAAAAGAAGAAACTAAAAATAGTTATACCCCGATTGATATTGTTTTATCCGTATTATTGGTGATTGTAGTAGTATCTATATTAACATACTTCACTGGTTGA